In Chloroflexaceae bacterium, the following proteins share a genomic window:
- a CDS encoding methyltransferase domain-containing protein: MVTREPILAGGYDWLETWRRMYDQERAQGEAAMDPAFARSADYWAHRAGRFAAAVRRQPQPDSSMEWLLPQLRPDDTVLDIGAGTGRYVPHLARCVAHVIAVEPSPAMRAQLEATVSEAGLSNVTIIPSNWPMEDPPAVDVALSAHVVYGVREIGPFLEGMDRAARRLCVLFLGLRHPTSALKPVWERVHGQPRLSLPAALETLCACHQLGLPARLELVPTATMMRYADAEEALVDLRDRLRLTPDPERDARIRAAIAEVFAPTDDGMLAPREQQRYGGIVWWIPGTRTSATLP, encoded by the coding sequence ATGGTGACACGCGAACCAATCCTGGCTGGCGGCTACGACTGGTTGGAGACGTGGCGGCGGATGTATGACCAGGAGCGCGCCCAGGGCGAGGCCGCGATGGATCCGGCTTTTGCACGCAGCGCGGATTACTGGGCCCATCGCGCCGGGCGCTTCGCGGCGGCGGTGCGGCGCCAACCGCAGCCTGACTCTTCGATGGAATGGCTTTTGCCGCAGCTTCGTCCGGATGACACGGTGCTCGACATTGGCGCGGGAACCGGGCGCTATGTGCCGCATCTGGCCCGTTGCGTGGCTCACGTCATCGCCGTGGAGCCGTCGCCCGCGATGCGCGCCCAACTGGAAGCCACGGTGAGCGAAGCAGGTCTGAGTAATGTTACGATCATCCCCAGCAACTGGCCCATGGAGGACCCGCCGGCGGTTGACGTGGCCCTCTCGGCCCACGTGGTCTATGGTGTGCGCGAGATCGGGCCGTTTCTTGAAGGGATGGACCGGGCCGCGCGCCGGCTGTGCGTGCTCTTCCTGGGGTTGCGTCATCCGACTTCGGCGCTGAAGCCGGTGTGGGAACGCGTGCACGGGCAGCCGCGCCTGTCGCTCCCGGCGGCGCTGGAGACGCTGTGCGCCTGCCATCAACTCGGACTACCGGCGCGGCTCGAGCTGGTTCCCACTGCCACGATGATGCGCTACGCCGATGCCGAGGAGGCCCTGGTGGATCTGCGCGATCGGCTGCGCCTGACGCCCGATCCCGAGCGCGACGCGCGCATCCGCGCGGCGATCGCCGAGGTGTTCGCGCCGACCGACGACGGGATGCTGGCGCCCAGGGAGCAACAACGTTACGGAGGGATCGTATGGTGGATTCCGGGAACACGAACGAGTGCAACGTTGCCATGA
- a CDS encoding alpha/beta fold hydrolase, with product MNTATTFENFALQGPVTIWDGPVFYREANSGPRPPLLLLHGWGGSSRYWRATLAALGSDRRVLAPDLPGFGASPPLRGPASADRLAELVIAFADAMGLEQFDLNGHSFCASVAVYVTERYPQRVRRLVLTCMSTFRSEFERRVVEQIHNVLALWMALRRPWMARRRFIYRAIASRFFHRLPADDAILRESFEDFLKMDRRTALETAANAGDPHINQALQAVRCPTLVIGARQDKIMPPPGTPEVARLAPNSRLVWIEQCGHLPMVEKPEEYHRLLREFLDR from the coding sequence ATGAATACAGCCACCACATTCGAGAACTTCGCGCTGCAAGGGCCGGTGACCATCTGGGATGGGCCGGTCTTCTACCGGGAAGCGAATTCGGGGCCGCGCCCGCCCCTGTTGCTGCTCCACGGCTGGGGCGGTTCATCACGCTACTGGCGGGCCACCCTGGCGGCCCTGGGATCTGATCGCCGCGTGCTGGCCCCTGATCTGCCCGGTTTCGGCGCGTCACCGCCGCTGCGCGGCCCTGCCAGCGCCGACCGCCTGGCCGAACTGGTCATCGCCTTTGCCGATGCCATGGGCCTGGAGCAGTTCGACCTCAACGGCCATTCATTCTGCGCCAGCGTGGCCGTCTATGTCACCGAACGCTACCCGCAGCGGGTGCGCCGGCTGGTGCTGACCTGCATGAGCACCTTTCGCAGCGAGTTCGAGCGGCGGGTGGTCGAACAGATCCACAACGTGCTGGCCCTGTGGATGGCCCTGCGGCGCCCCTGGATGGCCCGGCGGCGCTTCATCTATCGGGCGATTGCCTCGCGTTTCTTTCATCGCCTCCCTGCCGACGACGCCATCCTGCGCGAGAGTTTCGAGGATTTTCTGAAGATGGATCGCCGCACGGCCCTGGAGACCGCGGCCAATGCGGGCGATCCGCACATCAATCAGGCCCTCCAGGCCGTGCGCTGCCCCACGCTGGTGATCGGCGCGCGCCAGGATAAAATAATGCCCCCTCCCGGCACTCCGGAGGTGGCCCGTCTGGCGCCCAACAGCCGGCTGGTGTGGATCGAACAGTGCGGTCACCTGCCCATGGTTGAGAAGCCCGAGGAGTACCATCGCCTGCTACGGGAGTTTCTCGATAGGTGA
- a CDS encoding DUF4115 domain-containing protein has translation MSELGERLRQARERQGLSLAQASVDTRILQASLAALEEGAYQRLPGDVVVRGFIRNYAQYLGLSPDEMIELYRRERGGTDPIRIVPATNPPRTRTYVLPSFLGVFFVTMALVGLAYVTLNAIGRIGDRSGGVVAEATAVAPPPSPLPTMTLEAAPTAAPTVQPAPPLPPTADAPAAGGGIEPVEPVAPELTATPSAPIVLEIVIPNSRGTENSWVRVQTDGSTAFEGIMRSGEKLVFEAQRRVFIRAGNPPDVQVIVNGLQQGPLGQAAGQPVNWYWPPN, from the coding sequence ATGAGCGAGCTAGGGGAACGGCTTCGGCAGGCGCGGGAGCGACAGGGGCTCTCGCTGGCTCAGGCCTCAGTAGATACCCGTATCCTTCAGGCGTCGCTCGCGGCCCTGGAAGAGGGCGCCTATCAGCGCCTCCCCGGCGATGTCGTGGTACGTGGCTTCATCCGCAATTATGCGCAGTATCTCGGACTGTCGCCTGACGAGATGATAGAACTCTATCGCCGGGAACGGGGAGGCACCGATCCCATTCGCATCGTTCCCGCCACCAATCCTCCCCGGACCCGCACCTATGTCCTGCCGAGCTTCCTCGGCGTCTTTTTTGTGACCATGGCCCTGGTCGGCCTGGCCTATGTTACCCTGAACGCTATCGGGCGCATTGGCGATCGCTCCGGGGGTGTCGTAGCCGAGGCCACAGCGGTGGCGCCCCCGCCCTCGCCTCTGCCAACGATGACCCTCGAGGCGGCCCCAACGGCGGCGCCCACGGTGCAACCTGCGCCGCCGCTCCCGCCAACGGCTGACGCCCCTGCTGCGGGGGGTGGCATCGAGCCGGTGGAACCGGTGGCGCCAGAGCTGACGGCTACGCCATCGGCTCCTATCGTGCTGGAGATTGTGATTCCCAACAGCCGCGGCACCGAGAACTCGTGGGTGCGCGTGCAGACGGATGGCAGCACTGCCTTCGAGGGGATCATGCGCTCGGGCGAAAAACTGGTGTTCGAGGCGCAGCGCCGCGTGTTCATCCGCGCCGGTAATCCGCCCGATGTGCAGGTGATCGTCAATGGACTGCAGCAGGGTCCCCTCGGTCAGGCTGCCGGGCAACCCGTTAACTGGTACTGGCCCCCGAATTGA
- a CDS encoding BlaI/MecI/CopY family transcriptional regulator, with protein sequence MMPLNLRFRFSPAKDGLVKVLGPLETEIMQILWQSERSTVKQVHRRLSQQREIAYTTVMTTMSRLAEKGVLNRQREGLAYVYTPAISETEFVQLVVRQVLDGLLDDYRDTAIDYIVEYLAKNNPAELQRLQQAIRARTGEG encoded by the coding sequence ATGATGCCGCTCAACCTGCGTTTTCGGTTTAGCCCTGCCAAGGATGGCCTGGTCAAGGTGCTTGGCCCGTTGGAAACGGAGATTATGCAGATTCTCTGGCAGAGCGAACGCAGCACAGTCAAGCAGGTCCACCGTCGTCTCTCGCAGCAGCGCGAGATCGCCTACACTACGGTCATGACCACGATGAGTCGCCTGGCAGAGAAGGGCGTACTCAACCGGCAGCGCGAGGGGCTTGCTTATGTCTACACGCCAGCAATTTCGGAGACCGAGTTCGTGCAACTGGTGGTGCGCCAGGTCCTGGACGGGCTGCTGGACGATTACCGCGACACGGCGATTGACTACATCGTTGAATACCTGGCGAAGAACAATCCGGCGGAGCTGCAACGCCTGCAGCAGGCCATCCGAGCCCGCACCGGCGAGGGATAG
- a CDS encoding polyprenyl synthetase family protein → MTLSDSARLIRQAMGEAFPAVEARVARFYHMQEYHLGWRDERLQPATADPGKLIRPRLVLLACQAAGGDPQQALPLAAGVQLLHDFTLIHDDIEDNSATRRGRPTVWSLWGVAQGINVGDGMFVIAHLAIHRLADAGVPAERALRVLRRFDEIILQVCEGQYLDLSYEGDLTITPEDYLAMIGRKTAALIAGACELGALVAGAAPDTAATLADFGRSMGLAFQIEDDLLGIWGLPEVTGKPAAADLYRRKVSLPVVHALATSADRDTLASLYARPELDEQAVNAALAILDAAGSRAYCATVAAQHHAAAVAALDRLGPGEAPEAAAARARLRALAESLIGRQS, encoded by the coding sequence ATGACACTCTCTGATAGCGCGCGACTGATCCGGCAGGCGATGGGCGAAGCGTTTCCAGCAGTAGAAGCGCGCGTGGCGCGCTTCTACCACATGCAGGAGTACCACCTGGGCTGGCGCGATGAACGTCTGCAACCTGCGACCGCCGATCCTGGCAAACTCATCCGTCCCCGGTTGGTGTTGCTGGCCTGCCAGGCAGCCGGCGGCGACCCGCAGCAGGCCTTGCCCCTGGCCGCAGGGGTGCAGTTGCTCCACGACTTTACTCTGATCCACGATGACATCGAAGATAACAGCGCGACCCGGCGCGGACGGCCCACCGTCTGGTCGCTCTGGGGTGTGGCCCAGGGGATTAACGTGGGCGATGGCATGTTCGTGATCGCTCATCTGGCCATCCATCGCCTGGCCGATGCGGGTGTGCCCGCCGAGCGCGCGCTGCGTGTGCTGCGCCGCTTCGACGAGATCATTCTGCAGGTCTGCGAGGGTCAGTACCTCGATCTGAGCTATGAGGGCGATCTGACGATCACGCCGGAGGATTACCTGGCGATGATCGGTCGCAAGACCGCGGCGCTGATCGCCGGGGCCTGCGAACTGGGGGCCCTGGTTGCCGGCGCTGCGCCTGACACGGCGGCGACTCTGGCCGATTTTGGCCGCAGCATGGGCCTGGCCTTCCAGATCGAGGATGATCTCCTCGGCATCTGGGGCCTGCCCGAAGTGACCGGCAAACCGGCTGCCGCCGATCTCTACCGGCGCAAGGTCAGCCTCCCGGTGGTGCACGCCCTGGCCACCAGCGCCGATCGGGACACTCTGGCGTCCCTCTACGCCCGGCCGGAGCTGGATGAGCAGGCTGTGAATGCCGCTCTGGCGATTCTCGACGCCGCCGGTTCACGCGCCTACTGCGCCACGGTGGCCGCCCAGCACCATGCCGCCGCCGTTGCCGCGCTCGACCGCCTCGGCCCCGGCGAGGCGCCCGAAGCGGCTGCAGCCCGCGCTCGCCTGCGCGCCCTGGCTGAAAGCCTGATTGGAAGACAAAGTTGA
- a CDS encoding leucyl aminopeptidase: MEIAIRTGNVLGEPAELAVLMSLEDATLPEPIAALVTPSDFRGRAKQIRLLFVPGAGPKRLLLIGLGKAEKFTADHLRQAAATAVRQAQELQIAAFTLGINGDLPLGAEVAGQTIAEGLELGAYRYHRFRTNLTEEQTFTVERATLYGADAAALQAGAAAGQTIARGVIFARDLVNTPPNVLTPAALADEAVALGKRLGLNVTVLDKAQLIEGGFGGIIAVGQASANEPRFIVMEYGQASTATPTICLVGKGLTFDSGGLSIKPADAMTTMKADMAGAAAVFGAMQVVAELKLPLHVVGLAPAVENAISGSAYRPDDVITTLSGKTVEVLNTDAEGRIVLSDALHYAQRYNPAAIVELSTLTGAIVIALGPHAIGMMATDQALAERISRAGEASGERVWQLPLWDEYREMIKSEIADIKNIGGRPAGSITAGAFLATFTGDVPFVHLDIAGTAFAEKPSKSYDAPGATGVGVRLLSAFLRAYGG, encoded by the coding sequence ATGGAGATCGCCATTCGGACGGGGAATGTGCTGGGCGAGCCGGCGGAACTAGCCGTCCTGATGAGCCTGGAGGACGCCACTCTCCCCGAGCCAATCGCCGCGCTGGTCACACCGTCCGATTTTCGTGGCCGGGCAAAGCAGATCCGGCTGCTGTTCGTGCCGGGCGCCGGGCCAAAACGGCTGCTCTTGATCGGCCTCGGCAAGGCTGAGAAGTTCACCGCCGATCACCTCCGCCAGGCGGCAGCCACCGCCGTGCGCCAGGCTCAGGAGTTGCAGATCGCGGCCTTCACCCTCGGCATCAACGGCGATCTGCCGCTTGGCGCGGAAGTCGCCGGGCAGACAATCGCTGAGGGCCTTGAACTCGGCGCCTATCGTTACCATCGCTTCCGCACCAACCTTACCGAAGAACAGACCTTCACTGTTGAGCGGGCCACCCTGTATGGGGCCGATGCCGCTGCGCTCCAGGCGGGCGCGGCTGCCGGCCAGACAATCGCCCGCGGCGTCATTTTCGCGCGCGACCTGGTGAACACGCCGCCGAACGTGCTCACCCCGGCGGCTCTTGCTGACGAGGCTGTCGCCCTGGGCAAGCGGCTGGGTCTGAATGTCACGGTGCTGGACAAGGCGCAACTGATCGAGGGCGGCTTCGGCGGGATCATCGCCGTGGGCCAGGCCTCGGCCAACGAGCCGCGCTTCATCGTGATGGAGTACGGTCAGGCATCCACGGCAACGCCGACGATCTGCCTCGTCGGGAAAGGGCTGACGTTCGACTCAGGCGGGCTCTCGATCAAGCCGGCAGACGCTATGACCACCATGAAGGCGGATATGGCCGGCGCAGCGGCGGTCTTCGGCGCGATGCAGGTGGTGGCCGAGCTCAAATTGCCGCTCCACGTTGTCGGGCTGGCGCCAGCAGTCGAGAACGCGATCAGTGGCAGTGCCTATCGCCCCGACGATGTGATCACCACCCTCAGCGGCAAGACCGTCGAGGTGCTCAATACCGATGCCGAAGGGCGGATCGTTCTCTCCGACGCGCTGCACTACGCCCAGCGCTACAATCCGGCCGCCATCGTCGAGCTTTCGACCCTGACCGGGGCCATCGTTATCGCGCTGGGGCCGCATGCGATCGGCATGATGGCCACTGACCAGGCCCTGGCCGAACGGATCAGCCGCGCGGGCGAGGCGAGCGGTGAGCGCGTCTGGCAACTGCCGCTGTGGGACGAATACCGCGAGATGATCAAGAGCGAGATCGCCGACATCAAGAATATCGGCGGCCGCCCGGCCGGCTCGATCACCGCCGGCGCTTTCCTCGCCACCTTCACCGGCGATGTCCCGTTCGTGCACCTCGACATCGCCGGCACGGCCTTCGCCGAGAAGCCGTCAAAGTCCTACGACGCCCCCGGCGCCACCGGCGTCGGCGTGCGCCTCCTGAGCGCGTTCCTGCGCGCGTATGGGGGGTGA
- the rimO gene encoding 30S ribosomal protein S12 methylthiotransferase RimO encodes MKYHILTLGCPKNAVDSEGMDSLLAAAGHAPVAAPEDADVIIVNTCSFIAAAREESLGVLHDLSARKREGQRLIAAGCMAQSHGDLLAAIEGVDEVLSTRRWMQIGDLVALDPQPLASRRPVIPLQANSTAGAAEQYSSPAPPQPASYADWRTMPIRRNRATPSAYLKISDGCNLRCAFCTIPSFKGDMASKPISAVLGEARELVANGVREIVLVAQHLTDYGRDLGLKDGLATLLDELCQALPEQVWVRLMYAYPHGVSERLIEVMATRPQIVKYLDMPLQHAHPAALRRMRRPPDTERTLALIDALRSAMPDIALRSTFIVGFPGETVEEFRALLAFLEQAQLDRVGAFRYSREPGTPAADLPDQVRPQVIEKRWHTLMQLQQGISRARTARWLGRTLQVLIEGQGAADDGRPLAIGRSFRDAPEIDGQVFVWGEVPVGSFLSVRVTQTTDYDLWAVPEGGEEV; translated from the coding sequence ATGAAGTACCATATTCTCACCCTGGGTTGCCCCAAGAACGCTGTGGACAGCGAGGGCATGGATAGCCTTCTCGCCGCCGCCGGGCATGCGCCCGTCGCTGCGCCCGAAGACGCCGATGTGATCATCGTCAATACCTGTAGCTTCATCGCCGCCGCGCGCGAGGAAAGCCTCGGCGTCCTCCATGATCTAAGCGCTCGCAAGCGCGAGGGCCAGCGCCTGATTGCCGCCGGGTGCATGGCCCAGTCCCACGGCGACCTCCTGGCGGCCATCGAGGGCGTTGACGAGGTGCTCTCCACCCGGCGCTGGATGCAGATCGGCGACCTGGTCGCTCTCGACCCGCAACCCCTTGCTTCCCGGCGCCCCGTAATCCCCTTGCAGGCAAACAGCACCGCCGGCGCCGCGGAGCAATATTCATCCCCTGCGCCGCCGCAGCCGGCCAGCTACGCCGACTGGCGCACTATGCCCATCCGCCGTAATCGCGCCACCCCCTCGGCTTATCTCAAGATCTCCGATGGTTGCAACCTCCGCTGCGCCTTCTGCACCATTCCCAGCTTCAAGGGCGACATGGCCTCCAAGCCCATCAGCGCCGTCCTCGGCGAGGCCCGTGAACTGGTTGCCAACGGCGTGCGCGAGATTGTGCTCGTGGCCCAGCACCTCACCGACTACGGGCGCGATCTTGGGCTGAAAGACGGCCTGGCCACGCTGCTCGACGAGTTGTGCCAGGCGCTCCCCGAGCAGGTGTGGGTGCGCCTGATGTACGCCTATCCCCACGGCGTCTCTGAGCGTCTGATCGAGGTCATGGCGACCCGCCCGCAGATCGTGAAGTACCTGGATATGCCGCTCCAGCACGCTCATCCAGCCGCCCTGCGCCGCATGCGTCGCCCGCCCGACACCGAACGCACCCTGGCCTTGATTGACGCCCTGCGCTCCGCGATGCCCGACATCGCGCTGCGCTCGACCTTCATCGTCGGCTTTCCTGGCGAAACGGTGGAGGAGTTTCGCGCGCTGCTCGCCTTCCTCGAGCAGGCTCAACTTGACCGCGTTGGCGCGTTTCGGTACTCGCGCGAACCCGGCACCCCCGCCGCCGACCTGCCCGACCAGGTGCGTCCCCAGGTGATCGAAAAGCGCTGGCACACCCTGATGCAACTCCAGCAGGGCATCTCACGCGCCCGTACCGCCCGCTGGCTCGGGCGCACCCTCCAGGTGCTCATCGAGGGCCAGGGCGCTGCTGATGACGGCCGTCCCCTGGCGATCGGGCGCTCGTTCCGCGACGCGCCGGAGATTGACGGGCAGGTGTTTGTCTGGGGTGAGGTCCCGGTGGGATCGTTCCTAAGCGTTCGTGTGACGCAGACCACCGATTATGACCTGTGGGCCGTGCCCGAAGGCGGAGAAGAAGTGTGA
- a CDS encoding YajQ family cyclic di-GMP-binding protein, with protein MATEHSFDIVSDFEYQELVNAVDQARREIQTRYDLKDTQTTLELAKSELVITTDSELSLRSVRDLLETRALRRQLSLKIFDYGKVEPTSGGRVRQVVALRKGINADLAKNLARLIRDEFPKVQPRIQGDSLRVVSKSRDELQNVIRFLKSKEQQIEVPLQFTNYR; from the coding sequence ATGGCTACTGAGCACAGCTTTGATATTGTTTCCGATTTCGAGTATCAAGAACTGGTCAACGCGGTTGATCAGGCCCGGCGTGAGATCCAGACCCGCTACGATCTGAAGGACACGCAGACCACCCTTGAACTCGCAAAGAGCGAACTGGTGATAACCACCGATAGCGAATTGTCGCTGCGCAGCGTGCGCGATCTGCTCGAGACGCGCGCTCTGCGTCGCCAGTTGTCACTCAAGATCTTCGACTATGGAAAGGTCGAACCGACCAGCGGTGGACGAGTGCGGCAGGTGGTTGCTCTTCGCAAAGGCATCAACGCCGACCTGGCGAAAAATCTCGCCAGGCTAATCCGAGACGAGTTTCCTAAAGTGCAGCCCCGTATCCAGGGAGACAGCCTGCGTGTCGTCTCGAAGAGCCGTGACGAGTTGCAAAATGTGATTCGCTTTCTCAAAAGCAAAGAGCAGCAGATTGAGGTTCCCTTGCAGTTTACGAATTACCGGTGA
- a CDS encoding PQQ-binding-like beta-propeller repeat protein, with translation MRTISLLFLLLICCVLIAPPVSATIRDPFPALPGWTRATPYQDDSPDRNGILLSGRPIGRGSPVIADLDGNPANGNEVVVGGEDGRVYAYRANGTLLWERDVPAAGCHPSALINGRASVGDLFGNGVPHVVIGYGSIENVGRACDGGVIVYRGPDGQPVWNFSQRDFDARTVEGPENIYGVITVPALADADGDGRLEIAFGGLDRNVYLLNADGSLRWYYHAADTVWSTPLFLNIDADPALELIVPTDVTANRNLVPPTQDGGFLHAFKTAPVPGGRIPFQTGFIWRVFFDQVLHSSPLAADLLPDNPGPEIAIGSGCFFPVGSADKRGRWIKIVRPSDGAVLQTLNAPACVQSSPAVGDIDNDGQLEIVATVNGASAIGGDGQSRIVAWDPANPQPKWSTVPRDPNSGSNDPYGGDVQSAVIADLDGNGSLEVIAANFWSVHVLDGATGAPLTCQNPQCGPLPTMFAWFTLKSTPAIGDINGDGQLDLVIGGSHVYNPSRGHLYAWTGFAGRLNSPAGPQPPFRAPWPQFRRDARGSGVIVAPGILTSTRDLTAMISCHQSRSVMIGIRSQDGQPLDWRVASITGAASQLLSVRTERDTLLVSFNGCGANPGSYTGSLELQAQGVPPVTIQVTAIVVDRVFEVAAPLIRR, from the coding sequence ATGCGAACAATCAGCCTCCTGTTCCTTCTGCTCATCTGCTGCGTGCTGATCGCCCCACCTGTGAGCGCCACCATCCGCGACCCCTTCCCGGCTCTCCCGGGCTGGACGCGCGCGACCCCTTACCAGGACGACTCGCCGGATCGCAATGGCATCTTGCTGTCGGGCCGGCCGATTGGTCGTGGCTCGCCGGTAATCGCCGATCTTGACGGCAACCCGGCCAATGGCAACGAAGTGGTCGTCGGCGGCGAGGATGGTCGGGTCTACGCCTACCGGGCCAATGGAACGCTGCTCTGGGAACGGGATGTGCCGGCCGCCGGCTGCCATCCCTCGGCCCTGATCAACGGCAGGGCGTCCGTGGGCGATCTCTTCGGCAACGGCGTGCCCCATGTCGTGATCGGTTACGGCTCGATAGAGAATGTCGGGCGGGCCTGCGACGGCGGGGTCATCGTGTATCGCGGCCCCGACGGCCAGCCGGTCTGGAACTTTAGCCAGCGCGACTTCGATGCCAGGACCGTGGAAGGCCCCGAGAACATCTACGGCGTGATCACTGTTCCGGCCCTGGCCGACGCCGATGGCGACGGGCGCCTGGAGATCGCCTTCGGCGGTCTGGATCGCAATGTCTACCTGCTGAATGCCGACGGGTCGTTGCGCTGGTACTACCACGCCGCTGACACAGTCTGGTCCACCCCGTTATTTCTAAACATTGACGCCGATCCGGCGCTCGAACTGATCGTTCCCACGGATGTCACCGCCAACCGTAACCTCGTGCCACCGACGCAGGATGGAGGATTCCTTCACGCCTTTAAGACAGCGCCGGTCCCCGGCGGGCGTATTCCGTTCCAGACCGGCTTCATCTGGCGCGTTTTCTTTGATCAGGTGCTGCACTCTTCGCCGCTGGCCGCCGATCTGCTGCCCGACAACCCCGGCCCGGAGATCGCTATTGGCTCGGGCTGCTTCTTCCCCGTCGGCAGCGCCGACAAGCGCGGGCGCTGGATCAAAATCGTCCGCCCCAGCGATGGCGCGGTTCTCCAGACCCTCAACGCGCCGGCCTGCGTCCAGTCATCGCCCGCGGTTGGCGATATAGACAACGACGGGCAACTCGAGATCGTCGCGACAGTGAACGGCGCGAGCGCGATCGGCGGTGACGGACAAAGCCGCATCGTCGCCTGGGATCCCGCCAACCCGCAGCCAAAGTGGTCCACGGTCCCCCGTGACCCGAACTCCGGCTCGAACGACCCCTACGGCGGCGATGTGCAATCTGCGGTGATCGCCGACCTCGACGGCAACGGCTCGCTGGAGGTCATCGCGGCGAACTTCTGGTCGGTCCACGTGCTGGATGGTGCAACCGGCGCGCCGTTGACCTGCCAGAACCCGCAGTGCGGCCCGCTGCCGACTATGTTCGCCTGGTTTACCTTGAAATCAACCCCCGCCATTGGTGATATCAACGGCGACGGCCAGCTCGACCTGGTGATCGGCGGGAGCCATGTGTATAATCCCTCCCGCGGCCATCTCTACGCCTGGACGGGCTTTGCCGGGAGGTTGAACAGCCCCGCGGGCCCGCAGCCTCCCTTCAGGGCCCCCTGGCCGCAGTTCCGCCGTGATGCTCGCGGCAGCGGCGTTATCGTAGCGCCCGGCATCCTGACCTCCACGCGCGACCTTACGGCTATGATCAGTTGTCATCAGTCGCGCAGCGTCATGATCGGAATAAGATCTCAAGACGGCCAGCCGCTCGATTGGCGCGTGGCGTCAATAACCGGTGCGGCAAGCCAGCTCCTCTCGGTTCGAACCGAACGTGACACCCTGCTGGTCAGCTTCAACGGCTGCGGCGCTAATCCGGGAAGCTACACCGGCAGCCTCGAACTTCAGGCCCAGGGCGTGCCCCCGGTCACCATCCAGGTGACAGCCATTGTTGTGGACAGAGTGTTTGAGGTCGCGGCGCCGTTGATCAGGCGCTGA
- a CDS encoding PatB family C-S lyase, translated as MDYDFDTIIPRRGAGSAKWERYPADVLPMWVADMDFRSPEPVIRALRERAEQGTFGYTLPPPRLAEVICERLERLYGWKVTPEQIVYVPSLVVAINLLCRAFGEPGDHVLTLTPAYPPFLSAPGFHDRVCDTLELTCEVQEDGTLRYRLDLEAFAGALHARTRMFLLSNPHNPVGLMYDAATLRGMAEACLRNGTLICSDEIHCDLLLGTKRHIPMATLGPDIAAQTITLLSPSKSFNLPGLGCGFMVVPGAEWRARLARAGAGIVPFVNAMGYAAALAAYEEGDSWLEALRAYLGANRDYYLRYLRQHLPRLRTTVPEATYLAWIDCREAGIEGNPYHFFLERARVALSDGTAFGPGGEGFVRLNFGCPRALLVEGLERMRNALEGQDALS; from the coding sequence ATGGATTACGACTTCGACACCATCATCCCCCGCCGGGGCGCCGGCAGCGCCAAGTGGGAGCGTTACCCCGCCGATGTGTTGCCCATGTGGGTTGCCGATATGGACTTTCGTTCGCCCGAACCGGTCATCCGCGCCCTGCGCGAGCGCGCCGAACAGGGCACGTTCGGCTACACGCTGCCCCCGCCGCGCCTGGCGGAGGTGATCTGCGAGCGCCTGGAGCGCCTGTATGGCTGGAAGGTGACGCCCGAACAGATCGTATATGTGCCGAGCCTGGTAGTAGCGATCAATCTCCTCTGCCGCGCTTTTGGTGAACCGGGCGACCATGTGCTGACGCTTACCCCCGCCTACCCGCCTTTTCTCAGCGCCCCTGGCTTCCACGACCGCGTCTGCGACACCCTCGAACTGACCTGCGAGGTGCAGGAAGATGGGACGCTCAGGTATCGTCTTGACCTCGAGGCTTTCGCTGGCGCGCTCCATGCCCGCACCCGCATGTTCCTCCTCTCAAACCCCCACAACCCCGTCGGTCTGATGTACGACGCGGCGACCCTGCGGGGCATGGCCGAGGCCTGTCTGCGGAACGGCACGCTGATCTGCTCCGATGAGATCCACTGCGATCTGCTGCTGGGGACGAAGCGCCACATCCCGATGGCCACCCTCGGCCCCGACATTGCCGCGCAGACGATCACCTTGCTATCGCCGAGTAAGAGCTTCAACCTCCCCGGTCTTGGCTGCGGGTTCATGGTAGTGCCCGGCGCGGAGTGGCGCGCGCGCCTGGCCCGGGCAGGCGCGGGGATCGTGCCCTTCGTCAATGCCATGGGCTATGCTGCCGCCCTGGCCGCCTACGAAGAAGGCGATTCCTGGCTGGAGGCCCTGCGCGCCTATCTCGGCGCCAATCGCGATTATTACCTGCGTTACCTGCGCCAGCACCTGCCCCGGCTGCGCACCACCGTTCCCGAAGCCACCTACCTGGCCTGGATTGATTGCCGCGAAGCCGGCATCGAGGGTAATCCCTACCACTTCTTCCTTGAACGCGCCAGAGTGGCACTCTCGGATGGAACGGCCTTCGGACCAGGCGGCGAGGGCTTTGTGCGGCTTAACTTCGGCTGCCCGCGGGCGCTGCTGGTCGAGGGCCTGGAACGCATGCGCAACGCTCTGGAGGGCCAGGACGCGCTATCTTAG